The DNA sequence CAATCCCGTGATTTTCATTTCCGCTCAGATCGCGAGCGTTGCCTGAAAAGTCGTATTGCCCAATAAGACTTTCGGTTGGTTCTTGTGCGGATAAAAGGGTGAAGAGAAAAATAAAAACTGAAAAAACAAATAAAGAATTTTTCATTTGAGGAGTATTTTGTTTTACTGGTAGGCGAAAAGGGCAAATTGGTTGAGTAAATTTTAAAGGACAAACCTAAAAAAAAAATCTCAGGGAAGATGCATAAAATTTAATTATTTGAAAAACCCGGGAAAATTTATTCCCTTTCAGCCAAAGAAATTTGCTCAGCCCCCGAAAGGGCTTGCAACATTATTCGTTGTGGTATGATTCGTTGCGAAGTATGGTAAACGCCCTGTAAAGCTGTTCTGTAAAGAAAAGGCGGGTCATCTGGTGAGAAAAAGTCATGGCTGAAAGCGAAAGTTTCATGCTGGCTTTTTGATACACAACATCGTCAAAGCCCCAGGCGCCCCCAATGACAAACAACAGGTTCTTCACAGAATGGTTGAGTCGTTGTTGCAGAAATCCGGCAAATTCAACGGAAGAAAAAGTTTTTCCCCTTTCATCGAGCAATACGGAAAAATCAGCCTTTTCGATGTGTGTTAAAATGATTTCGGCTTCTTTTTGTTTCAGAAGGGCAGGGGGAAGAGCCTGGTGCTTTTTGGGCAGCTGGGTTTCTATAAGCTCAAAACTGGTATAATGAACCAGCCGTTTTCTGTAGTTTTCAATGCCTTCACGGAGATAAGGCTCATCGGTTTTGCCTATGGCAAGCAAGGTGATCTTCATCAGGTGATTTTGCCTCAAATTTAGGATATTATAGCCATTGTGCCAATGGTTTTTGCCTCAGCATTCATTTTGCATTATCTTTGCAGAGACAATATTGAACCTTTGGAGCAGAATATTTTTTATTTTTTCCGGTTTGGTTCAGTTTTTGTTTAAGAATAGCTGTAATTATTTTACTATCATGATCAGAAGGTTAATAACCCGCATTCTCCTGTATGTTATGTTCGTGCTGCCTGTATTGCCGGCCTTTGGACAGACGGACGCCATGGCCCGTGAGATCTCGCAGGCCATTCGGCAGGGCAATGCCCGCGAAATGTCGAAATATTTTGGACAAAATGTGGACCTGACCCTGCCGGGCAGTGAGGGTACATTCAGCAAATCGCAGGCAGAAGTAATCCTGAGGAATTTTTTCTCGAAAAACGCTCCCAAGGAACTTTCGGTGAATCACCAGGGTAATTCACGCGATGGCTCGGTTTATGTTATCGGCACCCTTCAAACCCGTAACGGGCAAACTTTCAGGACCTATTTCCTGCTGAAAAAAGTGTCCGACACATTCAGGCTGCATCAGGTTCAGTTTGAACCACAATAAATATTTCGTTGTGCATCCAGTTAAAATCTTAAGTAGCTGTCTCAAAAGCAGGAGGCAGCCGCTTTTTTTTGCCTGAGCCGCACTGTCCCCGAACCTCAATCCACCTCTATTTTCAGAGCAATGACCCCGGGTATGAGCCATCATGCTAAACACGACAGATCCATGCCAGGGACATACCTGGCTCATAGTTAATACGGAGTTTATTCGGTTTAAACCGAATAAACTCCGTATTAACTCCGTATTAACTCCGAACATGGTCCGACCCGGTAAGGAGCGTGTCATGATAATATTTTTCCTGTTCTTATTGGCTCAATGGTGGTAAATAAAAGATAATGAGTCATTTGCGAGTATGTCTCAGGTTGCTGGGTTTGTGAATAGGAGAGGTTCAACAAAAGTGGGCAATGTCGCTGATCAGGGGGGAGCCCGGGGAAAAAAGCAGTTTCCAAATTTTGTCGAAGTGGCATGAGAATAAAAAAGGCATAGTATGGAAATTATCAGTAAGGTTGACCTGCGATGGATCCTTGGTTCATCTTATTGATTTTGGAAAAATCTGCTGAAAATCTATTCTGTTTTGTTTCCGAAGGGCGATTCTTTTTGACTATATTTATATTTTTGTATCTAAGCATGGATAGAAGGGACTAAAATTATTCTCTAATTAAGCCAGGGTTCTGATGTTTTCACTTGAGATGGCAATTGTATTGGTAGTGCTTGTGGGAGCAGTTATACTGTTTGCCAGCGAGCGTTTCCCCGTTGATGTAGTTGCCATTATTGCCATGTCTGTCCTGGTCTTGTCGGGGGTTATCAGTCCTGAAGAAGGGGTATCTGGTTTCAGCAATTCAGCTACGATTACGGTTGCAGCGATGTTTATCATCAGTGCGGCATTGTTTAAATCTGGGGCTGTGGTTGGGATCGGCAACAAAATGGCGAAACTGTTTCAGTACAATTTCTGGCTGGGTATCCTGCTGCTGATGGTTACCGTGGCAAGTATTTCGGCCTTTATCAATAATACACCAGTGGTGGCCATTTTTATTCCTATTCTGGCCGGTGCTGCCGCCACTTCCAATCACAGCCTTGGGAAAATGCTTATGCCCCTGTCCTATGCTTCGATGTTTGGGGGATTATGCACCCTGGTCGGGACCTCAACCAATATCCTGGTCAGCGGGGTGGCTGCCGATCATGGCCTTGAGCCTTTTGCCATGTTCGAGATGGCTAAGATGGGCCTGGTGCTTATGGCTGCGGGGGTGGTGTATATGATGACTGTTGGGATTCGCCTGATTCCTGATCGCGGAAATAGCGAAGGCCTGGTGAAGAAGTTTGGAATGGGCGACTATCTTACCGAGATTGTCTTGCTTCATAATGCCCCTTCCGCTGGAAAATCCATTTCAGAATCCCCGTTGGTTAAATCCCTTGAAATAGATATCCTTGAGGTGAATAAAAACGGCCAGCATTTTATTATGCCAAGCGGTGATATGTTGCTGGAGGAGGGCGATATCCTGAAGGTAAGGTGTGATGTTAGCAAAATTAAAGCCCTCAAGGAAAGACAAGGCATCGCCCTGAAAAGTGACTTTAAGTTTAGCGAAAAGAAAATGCGAGGGGGGGAAGGCGAAAAAGAAGAGGAGAAGTTAATCCTTGTGGAAGCTGTTATTGCCCCTAATAGCCATTTTGAAGGAAAGACGGTTAAGGAGCTGGGCTTTCGCCAGCGCTATGGCGCCACAGTGCTGGCCATTCGTCACCGTGGCGAGATTATGCGTGATAAGGTGGCCACAACGGTCCTACGTTCGGGCGATACCTTGCTGATCGAAGTAGACCACGAAAGACTTCCTAATTTGCAGCAGTTGCAATTGCGGGGGCGTAATACGTTTTTAATTGTTTCAGAGGTTGGGTTTCCCGAGTTCAGGAAGGATAAGATATACACCGTAATTTTTACCCTGGCAGCCATCATTGCCCTGGCTTCCTTTAACATTCTTCCCATCATGGTTGCTGCCCTGATTGGCTCCATGTTCCTGGTAGTAACCAATTGCATCAGTATGGAGGAAGCCTATACGGCCATCGACTGGAAGGTGATTTTCTTGCTGGCTGGGGCCATGAGCCTTGGGGTTGCCCTTGATAACAGCGGGGCGGCAATGCTGATCAGTGATTTACTAATTAACCTGGTGGGAGGCTGGGGGCCTACGGCTGTGCTTTCAATTCTTTTCCTCGTCACCACCCTGCTCACTTCGGCTATGAGCAATAATGCAAGTGCGGTCTTACTGGCCCCCATTGCTATCGCCACGGCGGTTTCACTAAACGTGGACCCCAGACCCATGCTGATGGCCATTACCTTTGCCGCTTCCTCAAGCTTTATGACCCCGGTGGGCTACCAAACCAATACGATGATTTATGGCGCCGGAAGATATAAATTCACCGATTTTATCCGGGTTGGAACACCACTTAATCTTATCTTCTGGTTTTTGGCCACCTGGTTGATACCGGTTTTTTTCCCATTTTAAATATTACAGTAAATGGAAAGTATTAAAAGTTTCTTTTTGTCAGCAAAGGAATTCCTGCAAGAGCCCCTGTTTAGCCTTGGAAAATCAACCTTTACGCTTTCAACAATATTATACCTGATCATCTCCATTTATCTGCTGTTTTTTCTTACTGCCAAATTGAAGAAACTCCTGGCTGATAAAATCCTGGCCAAGTATAATGTAGATATCGGGATAAGGCAGGCCATCAGCACCATTCTAAGGTATGTCATCGTTACCCTGGGTCTTATCATCATCATTCAAACTGCGGGCATTGACATGAGCTTTGTAACGGTCCTTGCCGGAGCTCTTGGGGTAGGTATTGGTTTTGGCTTGCAGAACATTACCAATAATTTCGTGAGTGGGATTGTGATATTGGTGGAAAGACCTGTTAAAATTGCTGATCGTATTGAAGTCATTACGCAGTCAGGTGAAAGGATCTCGGGCGATGTAATCGATATATCTGCACGGGCTACCACTATTCTTACCAATGACAACATCGCCATCATTGTTCCCAATTCAAATTTAATCACTTCGGCTGTCATCAACTGGAGTTATAATGACAAGCGGGTCAGGTTTAATTTCATTGTTCCTGTTCACTATAGTGAAAACCCTGAATTGGTGAAAAAGGTACTGCTGGAGGTGGCCCGGGAGAATGACGGGATATTGAAGACGCCCATCCCTGACGTGTTGCTGGATGAATTTGGTGACAGTTCAATAAATTATATTTTAAGGGTTTGGACCTCCCGGTATATTCAGAAACCCGGTGTGCTGCGCAGCCAGTTGTATTATGCCATTGTGAAAAAGTTCAGGGAAAACAACATAACCATTCCATATCCTCAAATGGATCTGTATCTCAAAGAAGTTCCGGATGGATTCATTAAGGCCCCCAAAGCCTGATGGCGTTTCCCGGGGGAGTAGGTTTAATTGCCTTATTTTGAATCAAAATTGAGTGGGTTTTAAAACAAAAAATAATACTGATAATCAATAGGTGATACTTTCCATTGAAAATATCCTGCTCATCGGATCCGTGCTGATTTTTATCAGCGTGATTGCCAGCAAAACTTCCCTGAAGACCGGGATCCCCATTTTGATTGTATTTCTTGGCGTTGGGATGCTTGCAGGATCCGACGGGATTGGGAAGATTCCTTTTGATAACCCTCAGATGGCTCAGTGGCTTGGGACTACGGCCTTGACCATCATCCTGTTTTCCGGGGGCCTTGACACGAAAATGGAGAGCGCCAGGAAAATTTTAAGGCAAGGCATATCCTTGAGTGTCCTGGGGGTTTTGATCTCGGCTTTTTCCGTAGGCTTTCTGCTGCACTGGATCCTTGGTATCAACCTGCTTGAAGGCCTGTTGATCGGGTCGATCATTTCCTCTACGGATGCTGCGGCTGTATTCTCCATTCTCCGTTCACGCAAGACCGGCCTGAAGGGCAACCTCAGGCCCCTGCTGGAACTGGAGTCAGGAAGCAATGACCCTATGGCCTATTTTCTCACCATAACCTTTGTTTCCCTGATCTTGAATCCTGAACAAATTGGGTTTTCACTGCTTCTTGTCTTTTTCCAGCAGATGTTCCTGGGGGCTGTCATTGGTTATTTCCTGGGAAGGGTCATGGAGTTTGTGACCAACCGGATCAAACTGGATTATGAAGGCTTGTATCCGGTCATGATTCTGGCCATGATGTTCTTTACCTATTCCATTACCGATTTTTTCAATGGCAACGGGTTCCTGGCCGTTTACCTTTCAGGGATCATCCTTGGGAACAAGAACTTCATTCACAAGAAATCTGTTCTGAGGTTTTTTGATGGGATAGCCTGGATGATGCAGATAACGATGTTTCTTGCGCTGGGCCTTCTTGTGTTTCCTTCCAAGGTATTGCCGGTGATGGGTACTGGCCTGCTAATTGCAGGCATCCTGATCTTTATTGCCCGCCCGCTGAGTGTCTTTATCAGCCTGGCCTTCTCCAGGATGCCCCTGAGGCAAAGGTTCTTTATCTCCTGGGTGGGACTCAGGGGAGCTGTGCCCATTGTTTTTGCCACTTTCCCAATGGTGTATGGATTGCAAAACTCCGAACTGATCTTCCACCTGGTCTTTTTTGTTGTAATCACTTCCGTCCTTGTGCAGGGCACCACCCTTACCCTCTCGGCAAGGCTATTTGGAGTGGAAGACAAGACGGCGAAGCCCAGCGACTATCCCCTGGAAAAAGAACTGATCGACCAGGTGAAGAAAGACCTGATGGAGGTTAAGATCACCCCAGGGTGCCGTGCCGCCAATAAATCCATCGTACAGCTTAACTTTCCCCGATCCGCTTTGATCGTAATGATTAAAAGGGAAGGCCTCTACCTGACCCCGAGGGGGGATACGGTGCTTAAACCCGGCGACAAGCTCTGGGTCATTGCCGAAGACCAGGAAGAAGTCACCAATGTAATGAAAAGCATTGGAGTCACCTCTTATCAAAAAAAACAAATTGATTCGGAAGAACAGGATTGATTTGATTTACCTGCAATGGCCATCAGCTTTTAGAGCCGGTCATTTCATCCAGGATAGAGGCAAGGGTTTTGGTCAGGGTTTTCCTTGAGAACTTTTCTGTTCCTGTATTGCCTGAGTCAAGATTCTCTTGCTTAAAGTCTTCAGCAAACCCCTTTAACAGGACTTTCACCTTTTCCTGATCAGAGAATCCTGTTACTTTGCCGCTTTGGGTTTCCTCAATGATCCTTGCTGTGTCGCCCTCTTCTGGTCCAATGACAAGGATGGGCCGCTTCAGGGCCAGGTATTCATACAATTTGCCGGGAGTGATGCCCATCACGTTAGGGGTATCGTTCAAAGGCAGCAAAAGCAAGGCAGACTGCGAAGCCTGGGCAAGGGCCTGGTCGTGGGGAAGGTAATCAACTTTTTCAACAAAGGGGGTAAGGCCATTCTTTTCCAGGGCCTCCATCACCGAAATGTCGGTTTTCCCGATGAGCCTTATCAACAGGTTTTCTCGGAAAAATTCATTTTCCTTTACCAGTTCTGCCAAGGCATTCCACAGCTGATGAGGATTACGGTCGGCATTCAGAGAGCCGAGATGGGTGATGCTGAATGTATCGTAGGTAAAATCGGGTAGACCTTCAAAGTCCTCCGGATCAAAGCCATTGGTCAACACTTCGATCTCCCGGGGATTAATGCCTTTCAGATCCTTTGCCCAGTTTTTGCTTACAATCAGGACCCGGTCAGCAAGTTTAAGCACATTTCTCTCCAGTCGTTTGTGCTTCTTGTCAGCCCAGCGGGTCAGCATCAGCTTGTCGTAAAAGTCAATCTGGGTCCAGGGGTCCCGGAAATCAGCTAGCCAGGGGATGTTCGTCTTTTTCTTGACCCCAAGGGCAATCAGGTGCAT is a window from the Bacteroides sp. genome containing:
- a CDS encoding 23S rRNA (pseudouridine(1915)-N(3))-methyltransferase RlmH, with protein sequence MKITLLAIGKTDEPYLREGIENYRKRLVHYTSFELIETQLPKKHQALPPALLKQKEAEIILTHIEKADFSVLLDERGKTFSSVEFAGFLQQRLNHSVKNLLFVIGGAWGFDDVVYQKASMKLSLSAMTFSHQMTRLFFTEQLYRAFTILRNESYHNE
- a CDS encoding DUF4783 domain-containing protein gives rise to the protein MIRRLITRILLYVMFVLPVLPAFGQTDAMAREISQAIRQGNAREMSKYFGQNVDLTLPGSEGTFSKSQAEVILRNFFSKNAPKELSVNHQGNSRDGSVYVIGTLQTRNGQTFRTYFLLKKVSDTFRLHQVQFEPQ
- a CDS encoding SLC13 family permease — translated: MFSLEMAIVLVVLVGAVILFASERFPVDVVAIIAMSVLVLSGVISPEEGVSGFSNSATITVAAMFIISAALFKSGAVVGIGNKMAKLFQYNFWLGILLLMVTVASISAFINNTPVVAIFIPILAGAAATSNHSLGKMLMPLSYASMFGGLCTLVGTSTNILVSGVAADHGLEPFAMFEMAKMGLVLMAAGVVYMMTVGIRLIPDRGNSEGLVKKFGMGDYLTEIVLLHNAPSAGKSISESPLVKSLEIDILEVNKNGQHFIMPSGDMLLEEGDILKVRCDVSKIKALKERQGIALKSDFKFSEKKMRGGEGEKEEEKLILVEAVIAPNSHFEGKTVKELGFRQRYGATVLAIRHRGEIMRDKVATTVLRSGDTLLIEVDHERLPNLQQLQLRGRNTFLIVSEVGFPEFRKDKIYTVIFTLAAIIALASFNILPIMVAALIGSMFLVVTNCISMEEAYTAIDWKVIFLLAGAMSLGVALDNSGAAMLISDLLINLVGGWGPTAVLSILFLVTTLLTSAMSNNASAVLLAPIAIATAVSLNVDPRPMLMAITFAASSSFMTPVGYQTNTMIYGAGRYKFTDFIRVGTPLNLIFWFLATWLIPVFFPF
- a CDS encoding mechanosensitive ion channel domain-containing protein — translated: MESIKSFFLSAKEFLQEPLFSLGKSTFTLSTILYLIISIYLLFFLTAKLKKLLADKILAKYNVDIGIRQAISTILRYVIVTLGLIIIIQTAGIDMSFVTVLAGALGVGIGFGLQNITNNFVSGIVILVERPVKIADRIEVITQSGERISGDVIDISARATTILTNDNIAIIVPNSNLITSAVINWSYNDKRVRFNFIVPVHYSENPELVKKVLLEVARENDGILKTPIPDVLLDEFGDSSINYILRVWTSRYIQKPGVLRSQLYYAIVKKFRENNITIPYPQMDLYLKEVPDGFIKAPKA
- a CDS encoding potassium/proton antiporter: MILSIENILLIGSVLIFISVIASKTSLKTGIPILIVFLGVGMLAGSDGIGKIPFDNPQMAQWLGTTALTIILFSGGLDTKMESARKILRQGISLSVLGVLISAFSVGFLLHWILGINLLEGLLIGSIISSTDAAAVFSILRSRKTGLKGNLRPLLELESGSNDPMAYFLTITFVSLILNPEQIGFSLLLVFFQQMFLGAVIGYFLGRVMEFVTNRIKLDYEGLYPVMILAMMFFTYSITDFFNGNGFLAVYLSGIILGNKNFIHKKSVLRFFDGIAWMMQITMFLALGLLVFPSKVLPVMGTGLLIAGILIFIARPLSVFISLAFSRMPLRQRFFISWVGLRGAVPIVFATFPMVYGLQNSELIFHLVFFVVITSVLVQGTTLTLSARLFGVEDKTAKPSDYPLEKELIDQVKKDLMEVKITPGCRAANKSIVQLNFPRSALIVMIKREGLYLTPRGDTVLKPGDKLWVIAEDQEEVTNVMKSIGVTSYQKKQIDSEEQD
- a CDS encoding glycosyltransferase family 4 protein — its product is MKRVLIITYYWPPSAGAGVQRWLKFSKYLREYGWEPVIFTPENPEYPGQDPSLARDVPAGITVLKTRIWEPYQLYKAFTGRKKHEKVQAGFISEHKKPGLAERMATWLRGNLFIPDARRFWIRPSVRFLTQWLKENPVDAMVSTGPPHSMHLIALGVKKKTNIPWLADFRDPWTQIDFYDKLMLTRWADKKHKRLERNVLKLADRVLIVSKNWAKDLKGINPREIEVLTNGFDPEDFEGLPDFTYDTFSITHLGSLNADRNPHQLWNALAELVKENEFFRENLLIRLIGKTDISVMEALEKNGLTPFVEKVDYLPHDQALAQASQSALLLLPLNDTPNVMGITPGKLYEYLALKRPILVIGPEEGDTARIIEETQSGKVTGFSDQEKVKVLLKGFAEDFKQENLDSGNTGTEKFSRKTLTKTLASILDEMTGSKS